Sequence from the Castanea sativa cultivar Marrone di Chiusa Pesio chromosome 12, ASM4071231v1 genome:
CAGACTGATGGCTCATCAGCCCAAAAAAGGGGAGGAGTAAGGGTTGTCATAATCACCCCCAACGGAGAAAAGCTCAGATATGGGGTTTGACTTAAGTTCCCAGCCACCAATAATGAAGCGGAGTAGGAAGGGATATTGACAGGATTGAGACTCGGGAAGGCACTCGGAGCAAAAAATTTGCTCGTCCAAAATAACTCGAAGCTAGTAATAGGACAAATTAGAGAGGAGTACgaagcaaaggaggaaagaatgcaGAAATACCTCAAGATGGCGAAACATCTAGCCCGGGAATTTGACAAATTGGAGTTCGTACAAATCCTAAGAGGCCAGAATATGGAAGCAGACGAGATTGCGAACATAGCCTCGTCAGAAGAAGAACCGGTGTGCGCAGAGCTGAACATGGAGATGCAAAAACGCCCCAGCATTGAAGAAATCTCGACATTCGCAATCCAAAGCATAAATAGCTGGATGACGCCGATCATGTCCTTCCTCCAAGATGGACACCTCCCCCAGGATGCCAAGGACGCCAAGAAAATCAAGCAGAGAGCaactaggttcatgattctaaATGACCACCTATACAAAAGAGGCTATTCCCTGCCCTACTTGAAGTGTGTCGACGAAGATGAAGCTAGGTACATCTTGGAAGAAATACACGAAGATGTGTGCGGAGACCACGCTGGCCCCAGGTCCTTGGTAAGCAAAGTCATTCAAACAGGTTATTTCTGGCCAAATGTCCAAGTAGACGCAGTAGAACTCGTCAAGAATTATGACAAGTGTCAGAGATTTGGGAACATCCAACGACTTCCAGTGGAGAAGTTGACGACTATATCATCCTCGTGgccatttgcacaatggggaaATGACATCGTTGGACCACTACCCCCGGCCAAAGGTTAGGTACGATTCCTACTCGttgcaattgattactttacaaaATGGATTGAAGCAGAGGCAACGGCAACCATCACCGAAGCATGAATCCGAAACTTCGTGTGGAAAATATAATCTGCAGGTTCGGGATCCCACGGAAGA
This genomic interval carries:
- the LOC142620149 gene encoding uncharacterized protein LOC142620149, with the protein product MAKHLAREFDKLEFVQILRGQNMEADEIANIASSEEEPVCAELNMEMQKRPSIEEISTFAIQSINSWMTPIMSFLQDGHLPQDAKDAKKIKQRATRFMILNDHLYKRGYSLPYLKCVDEDEARYILEEIHEDVCGDHAGPRSLVSKVIQTGYFWPNVQVDAVELVKNYDKCQRFGNIQRLPVEKLTTISSSWPFAQWGNDIVGPLPPAKG